A portion of the Calditrichota bacterium genome contains these proteins:
- a CDS encoding sigma-70 family RNA polymerase sigma factor translates to MAKKRHDTELPFKQSIEKYLEEIANFSPLPPQEEIELARRIRNSDTQALEELVKANLRFVISVAKEYQGQGLPLQDLISEGNLGLIKAAQRFDETRGFKFISYAVWWIRQSILQALAEQARVVRLPLNRVGAINRVGRTFEALEKAYGREPSMEEIADEMDLSTREVAEVLRNAARHVSLDEPFQQDEGTSLLDVLESDRYDPPDGPLMRESLRNEIDKVLATLRPREAEIVRLYFGLDGDRPLTLEEIGAHFRLTRERVRQIKEKALHRLRHRSRLEPLRKYLG, encoded by the coding sequence ATGGCCAAGAAGAGACACGATACGGAACTTCCCTTTAAACAATCCATCGAGAAGTACCTGGAGGAGATTGCGAATTTCTCTCCGCTCCCTCCACAAGAAGAGATAGAACTGGCGCGACGCATTCGGAACTCGGATACGCAGGCGCTGGAAGAGTTGGTCAAAGCGAATCTGCGTTTCGTTATCAGCGTCGCCAAGGAGTACCAGGGGCAGGGGTTGCCGCTGCAAGACCTCATCAGCGAAGGGAATTTGGGGCTCATCAAGGCAGCGCAGCGTTTTGATGAGACGCGCGGTTTCAAGTTCATATCGTACGCCGTGTGGTGGATCCGGCAGTCCATTCTCCAGGCCCTTGCCGAGCAGGCGCGGGTGGTACGCTTGCCGTTGAACAGGGTGGGCGCCATCAACAGGGTGGGACGCACGTTTGAGGCGTTGGAGAAGGCGTACGGGCGCGAACCGAGCATGGAGGAGATCGCCGATGAGATGGACTTGAGCACGCGCGAGGTGGCCGAAGTACTGAGGAACGCAGCCCGCCACGTGTCACTGGACGAGCCCTTCCAGCAGGACGAAGGCACCAGTCTCTTGGATGTCTTGGAAAGCGACCGCTACGACCCGCCGGACGGTCCCCTGATGCGCGAGTCCCTGCGCAACGAGATCGACAAGGTTTTGGCCACCTTGCGGCCGCGCGAGGCGGAGATTGTCCGCCTCTACTTTGGCCTTGACGGGGACCGGCCGCTGACGTTGGAAGAGATCGGCGCCCATTTCCGCCTCACCCGTGAGCGGGTGAGGCAGATCAAGGAGAAGGCGCTGCATCGTCTGCGCCACCGCTCCCGCCTCGAACCTTTGCGCAAATATCT